The sequence TCAAAGCACAGCATCCCGAATACGTCTTCCCGCGCAGCGCCACCACGCGCCCGCGGCGCCCCGGCGAAGGGGATGACCTCTACCGGTTCCTGACGGATGCCGAGTTCGATGCGCTCGTGAGAGAAGGCAAGGTGCTCGAGTGGGCCACGGTGCATGTCGGCGCCCGCTACGGCACGCTGGAGCAGGAGATTGTTCCAGCCCTCGAGCAGGGCAAGCTGGTCGTGCGCGAAGTGGATATTCAGGGGTTTCACAGTATCCGGGTGCACCCGCTCTTCGCGGGGGCAACGAAGCGGTTTCCCCTTCTTTCCGTCTTCATTCTCCCCGAGAGCCGCGCACAGCTCATCGCACGCATCCGCAAGCGTGCGCCCATGAGCGACGAGGAGCTTGCGCATCGCTTGCAAAGCATGGATCGTGAACTCCAGGATGCCGCCCTCTGTACCGCGCAGGTGGTGAACCGGGAGGGGAAGCTCGCCGAGACGATTGCAGAAGTGGAGCGGGCGATGAGCGGAGCATGAGTAGACAAGTTCCTTGGACATTTTTATTGCGCCATCAGTCGTGCCGAGTAACATTCACGCATGGCGCGCCCGAAAGTCGCACTCCTCTACGTTGGCGGGTCCATCGGGATGAAAATGAACCGCAAGACAGGGCGCATCGAGCCCATCGAGTCTTTGAACGAAATCCACCGTTTTCTGCCGGAGCTCCAGCGCGAAGTGGCGCTGAAGTTCGTGAGCCTGAGCAATGTGGGCTCGTCGGAGGTGACGCAGGAGGACTGGGTCGAAATCGCCCAGACGATCGAACGCTCGTATGACGAATTCGATGGGTTCGTGGTCGTGCATGGCACGAACACCATGAGCTACACGGCGGCGGCGCTGAGTTTCGCGCTGCAGGGCCTCAGTAAACCGGTCATTCTCACGGGCGCGCTTCTGCCTATCAACGATATTGCCGGTGACGGGCGCATGAACCTGGTCTTTGCGATCCGTGCCGCGCAGCTCGATATTGCCGAGGTGTGTGTGGTCCTGGGGCCCCATGTGCTCCGCGGGTGCCGGGCGAAGAAAGTGGATCAGTCTCTCCTTCAGACCTTCGCCACCACACGTACCCCGCCACTGGCGGAATTCAATGAGGGTGTTCATCTGGCTCCGCACCGCGTTGTGCGGCGCAAGCGGCAGCTTCTGTGTCGGCCGACGTTCGACCCGCACGTGGCCACGATCACGCTGCACCCTGCGCTCACCACCACATTCCTCGATGCAATCCTCTCGACCAAGCCGCACGGCATCATCATGCGTGCCTACGGGCCCGGCATGCTCCCCGAGCGGTTGTTCCCGTGGCTCCGGCGCGTGACGTCACAGGGGATTCCCATTGTCATGACCTCCCAGACCATTCGCGGCCGGGTCGATCTGCACCGGTTCCGCAAGCAGGCGACGCTGGAGCAGTTCGGCGTGATTTCGGGCAAAGACATGACGTTCGAGTGTGCTCTCGTCAAACTCATGTGGGCGCTCACACAGACATCGAGCAGCCATCGACTGCGCGAGTTGATGGAGAGAAGTCTGGTAGGGGAACTCGAAGAGTAGGACTAAGGGAATAGGACTAAGGACTAAAGGCGCAGTTTTCTGTCATGAGCCGCACGATGGGTTTTTATTATTTTTTCATCCTTTTCCCTTAGTCCTTCATCCTTAGTCCTCGTCCTTATCCACCCCCTGCTCCCGGCGGTGTTTATCTAAGACCTTGCTTCCCACGATCGAGCCGATCGCACCGCCGATAATCAAACCAACAACGAGGCGCTTGATCAGGCGGCCTCCCTTTTTTTCTTCACGGACATGACGGCGAAACGGCCACATCGCTGGGCACTCTAGCACACCCGAAAAGTTTGAGCAAATATTGTGCTCGGTCTTAAGGGTTGG is a genomic window of Candidatus Peribacter riflensis containing:
- a CDS encoding asparaginase 1, yielding MARPKVALLYVGGSIGMKMNRKTGRIEPIESLNEIHRFLPELQREVALKFVSLSNVGSSEVTQEDWVEIAQTIERSYDEFDGFVVVHGTNTMSYTAAALSFALQGLSKPVILTGALLPINDIAGDGRMNLVFAIRAAQLDIAEVCVVLGPHVLRGCRAKKVDQSLLQTFATTRTPPLAEFNEGVHLAPHRVVRRKRQLLCRPTFDPHVATITLHPALTTTFLDAILSTKPHGIIMRAYGPGMLPERLFPWLRRVTSQGIPIVMTSQTIRGRVDLHRFRKQATLEQFGVISGKDMTFECALVKLMWALTQTSSSHRLRELMERSLVGELEE
- a CDS encoding guanylate kinase, which gives rise to MASSGPVSGKLVLIIGPSGVGKSVVLRALKAQHPEYVFPRSATTRPRRPGEGDDLYRFLTDAEFDALVREGKVLEWATVHVGARYGTLEQEIVPALEQGKLVVREVDIQGFHSIRVHPLFAGATKRFPLLSVFILPESRAQLIARIRKRAPMSDEELAHRLQSMDRELQDAALCTAQVVNREGKLAETIAEVERAMSGA